From a region of the Lactuca sativa cultivar Salinas chromosome 4, Lsat_Salinas_v11, whole genome shotgun sequence genome:
- the LOC128133560 gene encoding uncharacterized protein LOC128133560 codes for MYQRLQNLKQGAKSVDDYTTEFYQLISRNNIQETEEQLVARYIGGLRVQIMDSVNMFDRVSISEAHQQALAFEKQRSWDNLISEEAVQKLALKKENRPKPYKLQWLKKGGEVTVSKRALVQFSVWYHITLVPSKPNEPVPRPSGTLLTLNQFEDELEAEGEIFVLLGKEVAKEVEIPEAMVPLLKEFADVFPNELPDGFPPLRDIQHHIDLQPGAQLPNRPHYIMSPGEHEEWRRQVEDLISKGHMVHFIPCKKTTDAVNVAQLFFRDVYRLHGLPSSIVSDRETRFLSHFWRSRWKMVNTHLNFSSAYHPQTDGQTEVVNQSLGNILRCLVGDHVKTWDQKLCQAEFAHNHAINRSTGYSPFQVVYSVQPRGQLDLMSLPVSRVVPKKVQDFVGGLHDFHKAVHDNLVRANSKYKQDADKKRRQVDFEVGDFVWAILTKDRFSVGEYNKLSAKKIGPVEIMEKINSNAYRLQLPSHIRCSDVFNVKHLLPYYGDSSDDDHGAHSRPNFMLLQDGICEEQYVIFLRFALLDRAVRKEQIFKS; via the exons atgtaCCAACGGTTGCAAAATCTGAAGCAGGGTGCCAAATCAGTTGACGATTACACAACTGAGTTCTACCAATTGATTTCCCGAAACAATATCCAGGAGACAGAGGAACAACTCGTTGCTCGATATATTGGGGGTCTACGGGTCCAAATCATGGACTCTGTAAATATGTTTGACCGGGTATCTATTTCTGAAGCGCACCAACAGGCGttggcttttgagaaacaaa gaAGTTGGGATAACCTTATATCTGAAGAAGCAGTTCAAAAGTTGGCTTTGAAAAAAGAAAATCGCCCTAAGCCTTACAAGCTACAGTGGCTTAAGAAGGGTGGCGAGGTCACTGTATCTAAACGAGCCCTTGTTCAATTTTCTGTTTGGTACCAC ATAACATTGGTTCCCAGTAAGCCAAATGAGCCAGTTCCGAGACCTTCGGGTACTCTACTAACCCTTAATCAGTTTGAAGACGAGTTGGAGGCGGAAGGTGAAATTTTTGTATTGCTCGGGAAGGAAGTCGCTAAGGAGGTTGAAATTCCTGAGGCTATGGTTCCTCTGCTCAAGGAATTCGCTGATGTTTTCCCTAATGAATTACCTGATGGTTTTCCACCTTTACGTGACatccaacatcatattgatttacaaCCAGGAGCTCAGTTGCCTAATAGGCCACATTACATAATGAGTCCCGGAGAGCATGAGGAATGGCGACGACAGGTGGAGgatttgatttcaaaaggtcat atggtgcactttattcCTTGCAAAAAGACGACGGATGCAGTTAATGTGGCCCAATTATTCTTTAGAGATGTCTACCGTTTGCATGGATTACCGTCTTCTATTGTATCTGATCGAGAAActaggtttttgagtcatttttggcgCAGCCGATGGAAAATGGTGAACACTCACCTCAATTTTAGTagtgcatatcatcctcaaacggatggccaaaCAGAGGTTGTCAATCAATCCCTTGGTAATATTTTGCGGTGTTTAGTGGGTGATCATGTGAAGACCTGGGATCAGAAGCTTTGTCAAGCTGAGTTTGCTCATAATCATGCTATCAACCGAAGTACTGGATATAGTCCATTCCAGGTGGTCTATTCTGTTCAGCCACGGGGACAACTTGATTTGATGTCACTGCCTGTTTCTAGGGTTGTTCCAAAGAAAGTGCAGGATTTTGTTGGAGGACTACATGATTTTCATAAGGCTGTTCATGACAACTTGGTCCGAGCTAACTCCAAGTACAAGCAAGATGCAGATAAAAAACGCAGACAAGTTGATTTTGAAGTAGGTGACTTTGTTTGGGCTATTTTGACTAAAGATCGTTTTTCGGTTGGTGAGTACAACAAGCTATCAGCTAAGAAGATTGGACCAGTGGAGATTATGGAGAAGATTAATTCCAATGCTTACCGTCTACAGTTGCCAAGCCACATTCGTTGTTCCGATGTATTCAATGTAAAGCATTTGCTTCCTTATTATGGGGATTCTTCTGATGATGACCATGGTGCACATTCGAGGCCAAATTTT